From a single Zygotorulaspora mrakii chromosome 2, complete sequence genomic region:
- the HSF1 gene encoding stress-responsive transcription factor HSF1 (similar to Saccharomyces cerevisiae HSF1 (YGL073W); ancestral locus Anc_6.209) — protein MDKLPNFNDEDIEKILHPNNLFGDELRPLEKDTSSGVIEDIVNPSLDAESLSREDTGSSSNQPGTHLIQRMAPMGIYQGSPHMNNNNQLLPFRNAVQPAQPATPQQQQSTRHSKTRPAFVNKVWSMLNDESNANLIHWSDDGKSFIVVNREEFVHEILPKYFKHSNFASFVRQLNMYGWHKVQDVRSGSIQTSTDDKGQFENEFFIRGREDLLEKIVRQKSSATNAKVNNANGGPYNGSDLNVMGELNLGDSSNINALLGELEQIKYNQMAISKDLLRINKDNEMLWKENMMARERHRTQQQALEKILRFLASLVPHMDQKMITEGILNNSNNNVPINSHNGNINGNDSSNDLHIVNNFDEDLTNLTANTPLDSSQPYGSNAYSLNEPMLMDQRGKSRYLLKNRTNSTTSSSTSRMRNYSSDGRISEIPFDQDEETNSESNLDKSNYAVGLRDQNARYNPNFFNHLQSNIDEQDERIKHLEDMVHVLSPSDPNLNKNQQMNSNAHLNPNTNFDLQDYCFSNVNSPTLDANRHTKLNTSTGLSPLIQTDNEDLISLGNLPNTLISDVSGATQQSVPHEKRSAEEMSEASKDAMIEEINTPSSKRSRS, from the coding sequence ATGGATAAATTACCAAATTTTAACGACGAAgatattgagaaaataCTGCATCCAAACAATCTTTTTGGCGATGAGCTAAGACCGCTCGAGAAGGATACGTCATCTGGCGTTATCGAAGATATTGTGAATCCGTCACTGGATGCGGAGTCGCTTAGCCGAGAAGACACAGGAAGTTCGAGTAACCAGCCTGGCACTCATTTGATACAAAGGATGGCACCAATGGGGATTTATCAAGGATCGCCACATATGAACAATAACAATCAGTTATTACCGTTTAGAAATGCAGTACAACCAGCACAACCAGCAACACcgcagcagcagcaatcGACGAGACATTCAAAGACAAGACCTGCTTTCGTTAATAAAGTATGGAGCATGCTTAACGATGAGTCAAATGCCAATCTAATTCATTGGAGTGATGACGGCAAATCTTTTATTGTTGTCAATagagaagaatttgttCATGAGATCCTGCCCAAGTATTTCAagcattcaaattttgcgTCATTTGTCAGACAGTTAAATATGTATGGCTGGCATAAAGTCCAAGATGTCAGATCAGGCTCAATTCAAACTAGTACAGATGACAAAGGGCAGTTCGAGAacgaatttttcataagGGGAAGAGAAGATTtgctggaaaaaattgttaGACAAAAATCTTCAGCAACAAATGCGAAGGTAAACAATGCCAACGGTGGTCCATATAATGGATCAGATTTAAATGTTATGGGTGAATTAAATCTGGGTGACTCGTCCAACATCAATGCATTATTGGGCGAATTAGAACAAATCAAATACAATCAAATGGCGATATCGAAGGACTTATTAAGGATCAACAAAGACAATGAAATGCTATGGAAGGAAAACATGATGGCACGAGAGAGACATAGAACGCAACAGCAAGCGCTGGAAAAGATATTGAGATTCCTAGCATCTTTAGTACCACATAtggatcaaaaaatgattacAGAAGGAATATTAAATAATAGCAACAACAACGTTCCAATTAATAGTCACAATGGAAATATCAATGGTAATGATAGCAGTAACGATTTACACATTGTCaataattttgatgaagatttaACAAATTTGACTGCGAATACACCCCTCGATAGTTCACAGCCTTATGGATCAAATGCATACAGTCTCAATGAACCGATGTTGATGGATCAACGAGGAAAATCTAGgtatttattgaaaaatagaaCAAACTCCACAACTTCCTCAAGTACTTCAAGGATGAGAAATTACTCAAGTGATGGAAGAATATCAGAGATACCGTTTGATCAGgatgaagaaacaaataGTGAAAGCAATCTTGACAAGTCAAACTATGCCGTGGGGCTTCGAGATCAGAACGCTCGCTATAATcccaattttttcaatcatttgCAGTCAAACATTGACGAACAGGACGAAAGAATCAAACATTTGGAAGATATGGTGCACGTCTTATCACCTTCTGATCCCAACCTCAataaaaatcaacaaatgaACTCTAATGCCCACTTAAATCCAAatacaaattttgatcTCCAAGATTATTGTTTCAGTAACGTGAACTCGCCAACTCTAGACGCAAACCGCCATACAAAGTTAAATACATCAACGGGCTTGAGCCCATTGATACAAACAGACAACGAAGATCTAATATCGTTGGGCAATCTTCCCAATACGCTTATAAGCGACGTGTCTGGTGCAACACAACAAAGCGTACCGCATGAGAAGCGTTCTGCTGAAGAAATGTCCGAAGCCAGCAAAGATGCAATGATTGAGGAGATCAATACTCCATCATCTAAGCGATCGAGGAGCTAA
- the FRE8 gene encoding putative ferric-chelate reductase (similar to Saccharomyces cerevisiae FRE8 (YLR047C); ancestral locus Anc_5.117) has translation MMAVDGYKAFLERLWDWICSHMPGFDHPIVVPLGKEYIVKYSRRCFLFTTVFICILLPLWNSISPTKRVFKVTHYLKHNVFRSQKWIHRSPLYHNQSFHQFLFWTVVVSFFTFCNSYGDLLQVTKRMGRISVALMPPLLFLTSRPSPLPETLYLTLIPLHKWISRVVVLESLLHTIIYIRYMARKNTLFKLKKMANIYGIIAMALFLLIGITSLKKIRRKQFRVFYIVHYISTWLTVILLHFHARPGIPYYTLLNCTLLISQVVYRVLHTRSTIITAISISPSLTLIEFPATDLAKKPILPGGHVRISKYHKNWIKRWFLSFVPIQHPFTLASLPTDLTVRLVVRNGRFPLISNEKYYVTGVFKPRLTFMSKTELQDLVRPSRKSPLSIFGLGKNKSSSNPHRNSLSLSPLSFDVNVRRVLMCVGGSAISFALPLMRILKFNGVNVRLIWVSRDITDLKLLNHFKFNFDGMEIYISNLSGNEEEIEIDYIENYDDNEYFDENVVPSSSFRSQANDTSTLLSKYSYGNNNHLDSLNSNNYGSIRRQGSLGCIRSVGQVDPKDEVDFTHEFSVRKHRSTRSQENLNTYSTHTSAFLSDGNIFRKPSIIETPISDDQKIALTKKKSNTGKPGDVEVSDLKLKIPSGIQVCFGRPTLGDSDYAWCLERECDMTSEIDLSCRLTNQANTEVDDLAQVVVIAAGPPGLIETTRRFATDGGLHFHQEAYSL, from the coding sequence ATGATGGCTGTGGACGGTTACAAGGCTTTTCTGGAGAGGCTGTGGGATTGGATTTGCTCACACATGCCAGGTTTCGATCATCCAATAGTGGTTCCTTTGGGGAAAGAATATATTGTGAAGTACTCCAGAAGGTGTTTCCTTTTCACCACAGTTTTCATATGTATCTTATTGCCGCTCTGGAATTCAATAAGCCCAACAAAACGAGTGTTCAAAGTAACACATTATTTGAAGCATAACGTATTCAGATCACAAAAATGGATTCATCGGTCCCCTTTGTATCATAACCAGTCGTTTCATCagtttttattttggaCTGTAGttgtatcatttttcacattCTGCAATTCGTATGGGGATCTTCTACAAGTTACCAAGAGAATGGGCAGGATTTCCGTCGCATTGATGCCAcctttattatttttgaCATCGAGGCCTTCGCCTTTGCCAGAGACATTATACTTGACTTTGATACCGCTTCATAAATGGATCTCCAGGGTTGTTGTGTTGGAGTCTTTGCTGCATACCATTATCTACATACGATACATGGCCAGAAAAAATACGTTATtcaagctgaaaaaaatggccaACATTTATGGTATCATTGCTATGGCGCTTTTCTTACTGATTGGCATcacatctttgaaaaaaatcagaagaAAACAGTTCAGAGTCTTCTATATCGTTCATTACATCAGTACTTGGTTAACGGTAATTTTGTTACATTTTCATGCTCGTCCCGGTATCCCGTATTATACTTTGTTGAATTGTACATTATTGATATCACAAGTTGTGTATCGAGTATTACACACCAGAAGCACAATCATCACGGCAATAAGTATTTCACCGTCTTTGACATTAATTGAATTTCCTGCCACTGATCTGGCTAAAAAACCCATATTACCAGGTGGCCATGTTAGGATAAGCAAATATCATAAAAATTGGATCAAAAGATGGTTTTTGTCTTTTGTCCCTATTCAACATCCTTTCACGTTGGCGAGTTTACCAACAGATCTTACTGTTAGATTGGTCGTTAGAAATGGCCGTTTTCCGctgatttcaaatgaaaagtattACGTCACGGGTGTTTTTAAACCAAGATTGACTTTTATGAGTAAAACAGAATTGCAAGACCTGGTGAGACCATCAAGAAAATCGccattatcaatatttggcttgggaaaaaataaaagttcAAGTAACCCACATCGCAATTCATTGTCTTTATCACCTTTGTCTTTCGATGTTAATGTCCGTAGAGTTTTAATGTGTGTGGGCGGCTCTGCGATCTCATTTGCACTACCTTTAATGAGAATTCTGAAATTCAATGGTGTTAATGTTAGGCTTATTTGGGTCTCTAGAGATATCACAgatttgaaacttttaaaTCATTTCAAGTTCAATTTTGATGGAATGGAAATTTATATTAGTAATCTTTCTGGcaacgaagaagaaattgaaattgactATATCGAAAACtatgatgataatgaatattttgatgaaaatgtcGTAccctcttcttcattccGCTCGCAAGCAAATGATACTTCCACACTGTTATCCAAGTATTCATATGGTAATAATAATCATCTCGATTCCCTAAATTCTAATAATTATGGTTCCATCAGAAGACAAGGTTCTCTGGGGTGTATCCGAAGTGTCGGTCAAGTAGATCCTAAAGATGAGGTCGATTTTACCCATGAATTCTCAGTTCGCAAACATAGATCCACAAGATCGCAAGAAAATCTCAATACATATAGTACTCATACATCTGCGTTTTTATCTGATGGTAACATTTTCAGGAAACCATCCATCATTGAAACGCCCATCAGTGATGATCAAAAGATAGCTCTcacgaaaaagaaatcgAACACCGGCAAGCCCGGAGATGTTGAAGTATCTGATCTCAAACTAAAGATACCTTCAGGCATTCAAGTGTGCTTTGGAAGACCCACGCTGGGTGATTCAGATTACGCCTGGTGCCTAGAAAGAGAATGTGATATGACCtctgaaattgatttaAGCTGTCGGCTAACCAATCAAGCTAATACTGAAGTCGATGATTTGGCCCAAGTTGTTGTTATCGCAGCCGGCCCGCCGGGTTTGATTGAGACCACAAGACGGTTCGCCACAGATGGCggtcttcattttcatcaagaagCCTACTCTCTTTGA
- a CDS encoding 40S ribosomal protein uS2 (similar to Saccharomyces cerevisiae RPS0A (YGR214W) and RPS0B (YLR048W); ancestral locus Anc_5.116) gives MSLPATFDLTPEDAQLLLAANTHLGAKNVQVHQESYVFKTRPDGVNVINVGKTWEKLVLAARIIAAIPNPEDIVAISSRTFGQRAVLKYAAHTGATPIAGRFTPGSFTNYITRSFKEPRLVIVTDPRSDAQAIKEASYVNIPVIALTDLDSPSEYVDVAIPCNNRGKHSIGLIWYLLAREVLRLRGALVDRTQPWSIMPDLYFYRNPEEVEQQVSEEVAETADDEEEIKEEATEEKTEATEWAEETTEAVAW, from the exons ATGTCCCTACCAGCTACTTTTGACTTGACTCCAGAAGATGCCCAACTATTGTTGGCTGCTAACACCCATCTAGGTGCTAAGAACGTACAA GTCCACCAAGAATCATACGTTTTCAAGACCAGACCAGATGGTGTCAACGTTATCAACGTTGGTAAGACCTGGGAAAAATTGGTTTTAGCCGCAAGAATCATTGCTGCTATTCCAAACCCAGAAGATATTGTTGccatttcttcaagaacTTTCGGTCAAAGAGCCGTTTTGAAATACGCTGCTCACACTGGTGCTACTCCAATTGCTGGTAGATTCACCCCAGGTTCTTTCACTAACTATATCACTCGTTCTTTCAAGGAACCAAGATTGGTTATTGTTACTGATCCAAGATCTGACGCACAAGCCATCAAGGAAGCTTCCTACGTTAACATCCCAGTTATTGCTTTAACTGACTTAGATTCTCCATCCGAATACGTTGATGTTGCTATCCCATGTAACAACAGAGGTAAACACTCCATTGGTTTAATTTGGTACTTATTGGCTAGAGAAGTTTTGAGACTAAGAGGTGCTTTAGTTGACAGAACTCAACCATGGTCAATCATGCCAGATTTGTACTTCTACAGAAACCCAGAAGAGGTTGAACAACAAGTTTCTGAAGAAGTCGCTGAAACTGCcgatgacgaagaagaaatcaaagaagaagccactgaagaaaaaaccGAAGCTACTGAATGGGCTGAAGAAACTACTGAAGCTGTTGCTTGGTAA
- the MPS2 gene encoding Mps2p (similar to Saccharomyces cerevisiae MPS2 (YGL075C) and CSM4 (YPL200W); ancestral locus Anc_6.208) yields MSMHLDKSSSSIVLDVAWNEVDKKNQGFIYAKNFPALIKSIETILSHGEEDSSQLSLLSNTGVDVIDTFAKEKEFFKIYKDEFKEIFQGLVGKSFKDAIEGTMISKKKILASVEYNENEEGSPEKSRQDSPGRLSHRLRILETKLKTTNEELRFKDGIIAEKDRELISLTRSVGEYKDKYEFLQRQFSFYKGHGEAINDGDNNKGEQDAKLEDNERYSSTRHEFIISELKRKLQEQTVLITTLRDQIQIGGVELGSTNGKSSKRGGFTVGILKNFDTFSTTNLLLLFFLMTFTVLSFIFFFIRNWLQTNNAEFQSQKDLSWWENISLLSRIGWFFMDWTEPIIESENQIRNDEALAAYDRIFGLGGSEQ; encoded by the coding sequence ATGTCAATGCATTTGGATAAATCTAGCTCTTCTATTGTGCTGGATGTAGCATGGAATGAAGTTGATAAGAAGAATCAAGGGTTTATTTATGCAAAGAATTTTCCGGCTTTGATTAAAAGTATCGAAACCATATTGAGTCACGGCGAAGAGGATTCGTCACAGCTATCACTGCTTTCCAATACAGGAGTTGATGTTATCGATACATTTGCTAAGGAGAAGGAGTTCTTTAAGATATACAAGGACGAGTTCAAAGAGATATTTCAAGGTTTAGTTGGTAAAAGTTTTAAAGACGCTATTGAAGGTAcaatgatatcaaagaagaaaattcttgCCTCTGTTGAGTATAATGAAAACGAAGAGGGCAGTCCTGAGAAAAGTCGGCAAGACTCACCGGGCAGACTGAGTCACAGGTTGAGAATTTTGGAGACTAAACTAAAGACAACAAATGAAGAGCTGCGTTTTAAAGATGGTATAATAGCAGAAAAGGATAGGGAACTGATATCACTTACACGAAGTGTTGGTGAATATAAAGATAAGTACGAATTCCTACAGAGGCAATTTAGCTTTTATAAAGGTCATGGAGAGGCTATCAACGACGGTGACAACAATAAAGGTGAACAAGATGCCAAACTCGAAGATAATGAAAGATATAGTTCCACGAGACATGAATTTATTATCAGCgagctgaaaagaaagctgCAAGAGCAAACGGTGCTCATCACAACTTTGCGAGACCAAATACAAATTGGGGGAGTTGAATTGGGATCAACGAATGGAAAAAGCTCGAAAAGAGGAGGTTTCACAGTTGGGATCCTAAAAAATTTCGATACTTTTTCGACTACGAACCTGCTTctgttgttttttctgATGACATTTACAGTTTTATCattcatattcttctttatcAGAAATTGGCTTCAAACAAATAATGCAGAAtttcaaagtcaaaaaGACCTATCGTGGTGggaaaatatttcattgCTAAGTAGAATAGGATGGTTTTTTATGGATTGGACAGAGCCAATAATAGAATCGGAGAACCAAATTCGGAATGATGAGGCTTTAGCCGCATATGacagaatttttggattaGGTGGCTCCGAACAATAA
- a CDS encoding Smr domain-containing protein (similar to Saccharomyces cerevisiae YPL199C; ancestral locus Anc_6.207): protein MSAAVSHDRGPLISTGERDYNHATDKEYQRLRNQADEAFQKKNKLSQESQAAYKQGDGARAHQLSEKAKIQQRVAEKFNLEAAEYVFVQNNADSRSDEIDLHGLYVKEALWILRSRVRNAINSNEPQLKVIVGKGLHSQNGVAKIKPAVEDLCNEANLNDHVDHKNPGAIVIDLRNARIPQEWNEADKVDGLPYGTDNQQQFPAPGNAHFNNGYQPQQQPQYIPQQQQHHYQQQQQQQQQQQQQQQQQANNGGDGDILVKLLKFVCICIQKNI from the coding sequence ATGAGCGCAGCAGTTAGTCACGATAGAGGCCCATTGATCTCTACCGGAGAGAGAGATTACAATCATGCCACCGATAAAGAGTACCAGAGACTGAGAAATCAGGCGGACGAGGCATTccagaagaagaacaaaCTGTCACAGGAATCGCAAGCAGCGTATAAACAAGGTGATGGCGCTAGGGCACACCAATTGAGTGAAAAGgcaaaaattcaacaaaGAGTGgcagaaaaattcaatttggaAGCGGCAGAATATGTGTTTGTGCAAAACAATGCGGATTCCAGAAGTGATGAGATTGATCTGCATGGGCTTTACGTTAAGGAGGCGCTCTGGATATTGAGAAGTCGAGTTAGAAATGCCATCAATTCTAATGAACCTCAGTTGAAGGTTATCGTGGGCAAGGGCCTGCATTCACAAAACGGTGTGGCTAAAATAAAGCCAGCTGTTGAAGATCTATGTAATGAAGCGAATCTAAATGACCATGTGGACCATAAAAATCCAGGGGCTATCGTAAttgatttgagaaatgcCAGGATTCCACAGGAGTGGAATGAAGCTGATAAGGTTGACGGTTTGCCATACGGTACCGATAATCAACAGCAATTTCCAGCTCCTGGTAATGCTCACTTCAATAATGGTTACCAACCCCAACAACAGCCGCAATACATCCcgcaacaacagcagcatcACTaccaacaacagcaacaacagcaacaacagcaacaacagcaacaacaacaacaggCAAACAATGGCGGAGACGGGGATATTCTTGTCAAACTGCTCAAATTTGTCTGCATTtgtattcaaaagaatatttga
- the SLI1 gene encoding N-acetyltransferase (similar to Saccharomyces cerevisiae SLI1 (YGR212W); ancestral locus Anc_5.119), whose translation MAKRTLNSLERFYYYRGELNVLSSIFVAVQLNKLPTKEQLFQTLKKLIEEYPQLHCNIFKDETNGELIIKSIEKRPIEFDDVVEYVSSRDDDEGINDIFKNYQFPYHVEKPLWKILIDRDKRRQTLVVNHVLFDGISCVKFWESFFMTLNDLSAEEGDNNEALFSPQVDVNTVPVVHPYENWPVTWKYVILRPLLATIFKWSPSALLRLNPNLFQFKSYIFPSGLLESKKDNMKTGFQIRNDNCQFILKLSSVKLKRVLRECKSNKVSLTSFLASLICLTLKNTSKSDDYKGSILKVDIPMNTRKALGDRFNDLDSKTLQLGNLVASLQIQKDMNDLDDIWAAAKDFQHGLKLQSVDNINETINNTKLLDVVDEADFVIEKLKTNGPPGTFEITNLGFQSFCLKENPDAEFIVEDSIFNEPQSTASIFTCAVVSTQLGGLTCSISYPREIKSQFQPFVDSISNYFSTRED comes from the coding sequence ATGGCAAAAAGAACTTTAAACTCCCTAGAGAGATTTTACTACTATCGAGGTGAGCTGAATGttctttcttccatttttgtAGCAGTGCAATTGAACAAGCTTCCAACTAAAGAGCAACTGTTTCAAACATTAAAAAAACTAATCGAAGAGTACCCTCAACTTCACTGCAATatattcaaagatgaaacgAATGGCGAGTTGATTATCAAATCAATAGAGAAGCGTCCAATCGAATTTGACGATGTTGTTGAGTATGTCTCTTCTAgggatgatgatgaaggtATAAATGacatattcaaaaattacCAATTTCCATACCACGTTGAAAAACCTTTGtggaaaatattgatagaCCGCGATAAGAGAAGACAGACGCTAGTGGTAAATCATGTTTTATTTGATGGAATATCTTGTGTAAAGTTTTGGGAATCCTTTTTTATGACTTTGAATGATTTATCCGCTGAAGAAGGTGATAATAACGAAGCCTTATTCTCACCTCAGGTAGATGTTAACACTGTTCCGGTCGTTCATCCCTATGAGAATTGGCCCGTAACATGGAAATATGTAATCCTGCGACCTCTTTTGGCGACCATATTCAAATGGTCACCCAGTGCCTTGCTTAGACTGAACCCTaatcttttccaattcaaaagttACATCTTTCCTAGTGGTCTTTTGGAGAGTAAGAAAGACAATATGAAAACTGGCTTCCAAATCAGAAATGACAATTGTCAATTTATTTTAAAACTATCTTCTGTAAAGTTGAAGCGTGTCCTCCGGGAATGCAAATCCAATAAAGTCTCGCTAACTAGTTTTTTGGCGTCATTGATTTGTCTTACCTTGAAGAATACCTCGAAAAGTGATGATTACAAAGGGTCTATACTAAAAGTCGATATACCTATGAACACCAGAAAGGCATTAGGAGACCGATTTAATGATCTCGACTCTAAGACCCTCCAGTTAGGAAATCTGGTAGCTTCTCTgcagattcaaaaagacATGAACGATTTGGATGACATTTGGGCAGCAGCTAAAGATTTTCAACATGGTCTAAAGCTGCAAAGTGTTGATAACATAAACGAAACAATCAATAATACTAAACTTTTAGATGTGGTCGATGAGGCGGATTTTGTCAtcgaaaaattgaagactAACGGACCCCCCGgcacttttgaaattacAAATCTAGGTTTTCAATCGTTTTGTTTGAAGGAGAATCCCGACGCAGAATTTATTGTCGAAGATTCTATTTTCAACGAACCGCAAAGTACGGCAAGTATTTTTACATGTGCCGTTGTCTCCACCCAACTGGGTGGACTCACTTGTTCGATAAGCTATCCaagagaaatcaaatcacAGTTTCAACCTTTTGTTGATAGCATCAGTAATTATTTCTCCACAAGAGAGGATTGA